CAGCCTCATATGTTTCTGCATTAGCACTTCTATAAAGAGGAACAATCACAGGGTTGGGTTTGGCAGCTGTCTCGGCATGCTAAAGTGTTCTGTGCAGAACTCCCAGGTTCCTCAGGTTGCAAATAGCTCAACTTCTGGCAAGCCGCATATTCTTATAGAAACAAAGCAGGCCTTTGTTAAATGGTTTCTTTGTTGGCTAAGAACGCAGATGAAATGGAAGATTTGTTTCTGTAAGCCATACACAGCAGACTCAGCAGTTTTCATGAAATGTCTATGTTTGAAAGGAGATGCTCTCAAGAGTCCATGTTAAAATATCCCTCCTGTTCTGTCCTCTCCCAGCCGGTAACGAGTCGTGTCCCCAGCCCCAGACGTCGGAGCACCTGGCAGCCATAGAGATCATGAAGCTGaagcacattctgatcctgcaGAACAAGATCGACCTGGTCAAGGAGAGCCAGGCCAAGGAGCAGTATGAGCAGATCCTAGCCTTCGTACAGGGTGGGTGCCTTTAGAATGTGTTCACAGGGCATTTCTCCTTgacactgctctgtgtgtgtgtgcttgatctTTCCTCTCATATTTCTTGTTTCCCTACAGGCACCGTGGCAGAGGGCGCTCCAATAATTCCAATCTCTGCCCAGCTGAAGTACAATATCGAGGTGGTATGCGAGTACATCGTCAAAAAAATCCCTGTACCCATCAGAGACTTTACTTCCGAGCCCAGACTCATCGGTaagacacacgcacccacagaaacacacgcacccacagaaacacacacacagaaacacacgcacccacagaaacacacaggatgACCGATGAGCGTCTCTGCCGCATGTCTTCAAGGGATTGTGTTCTGTTGGTTTCAGTGATCAGGTCGTTCGACGTGAACAAGCCGGGCTGTGAGGTGGACGATCTGAAAGGGGGTGTGGCAGGAGGCAGTATCCTGAAGGGCGTGCTCAAGGTAAAGCCCATCTGCCGCCTTGTCACCAAACCAGGAATGGAAGTCTCCCACCACGCCCTCAGAAATGACCCAgccctcctgctgtgtgtgtgtgtgtgctcaggtggGCCAGGAGCTGGAGGTGCGTCCAGGCATCGTGTCCAAAGACCACGAAGGGAAGCTCATGTGCAAACCCATCTTCTCCAAGATCGTGTCTCTGTTTGCCGAGCACAACGACCTGCAGTACGCCGCCCCCGGAGGCCTCATCGGTACGAGCTCACTGGCCTGGACAGCTGCCTCCGGGCCTGTCCTGAGGTTTCTGGCTGTGGGCCTCTGAGGGGCTGGCCAGTTTAGTGTGGCTATAAAAAGCATTTCTAAAAAGGTTTGTGTGTTCTAGGTGTCGGCACCAAGATCGACCCGACGCTGTGCAGAGCCGACCGTATGGTTGGTCAGGTGTTGGGGGCTGTCGGGGCGCTGCCAGAGATCTTCACAGAGCTGGAGATCTCCTACTTCCTCCTCAGGAGGCTGCTGGGAGTACGCACTGAGGGAGACAAGAAGGCCGCCAAGGTGAGcactggtgcatgctgggatcgGTAGTCGACGAAggtcccctcccccttttcccaGTGGCTTGCTGGTTTCTATGACTTCCGACATccgtgaggaagaggggggagctgGATGTAGAGGGCGAATGGCAGGTCAACTGAAGGCATGTGTGTTTACCCGTGGTCCTGTAGGTCCAGAAGCTGTCCAAGAACGAGGTGTTGATGGTCAACATCGGCTCGCTGTCAACAGGCGGGCGGGTGAGCGCCGTCAAGGCTGATCTGGCCAAGATCGTTCTGACCAATCCCGTCTGCACTGAGGTGGGGGAGAAGATCGCCCTTAGCCGTCGTGTGGAGAAACATTGGCGGTAAGTCTAGGAGGAGTGGCGGGAGGGAGGATTGGCTCAACGAGACAGTATACCACAACGTACAAACACATCAGCCCTCAGAAAGAGTTATATGAATGTTTATCGGATTGTGAGCCTTCTCTGTACACCTGTCTCATtggttctcttcctctctgtcttcagCCTCATTGGCTGGGGCCAGATCAGGAGGGGCGTGACCATCACACCCACGGTGGAGGATGACTGAGGAACCATccggcgagtgtgtgtgtgtgtcgccatgACGTTGCTCCTTTCAACAGAATGACACATCATCACACTTTTCATACTTGTAGCCgatggagggacagggaggaaaCAAGGGTGTCTCAGCAGAGTAAAGTGGcttcctccatctttccttcACTTTCACTGTTCTGCTATATGCTAGCTGAGGCTAGTTGCTGTCACTTGTCTTGTGTGTTGAGACGAGGGCAGCggacagaggtggagagaaagcgaggGGGCCACATTAGACTTTTGAGATGACCCCTTTTGAACGGGTAAAGGGCAGGTCCTGGGTTTTAACAGGAGTATCTCCCAAAACCAGGCTTGGGCGTTATTCTGTTGGATGCAACACTACAACTACAGAAAGAAATGTTGCAATAGACCGTATATGACTTGCCATTTATTCTGCATGAAAATCATATCCGTTTTACTGTTGAGCTGCATTTCTAGCTGAATATTTTGTGACATTGCACCCTCCAGTGTATGGCTCAGGTAAGGTTTCTACATtctgtagaggggggagggggggtattgTAGCGCCGTTCTTGCTGTTCTGTCCACAGCTTTCAATCTAATGAAACGGAATAAAATACATTTGGAAGAATTGTGTCTGTGGTGTAATTCTGTCCAGGTGGGTGTCCGTTTACTGGTTTCACTCATTTTCGTGAGGTATGTTTACCAAAGGAGTTGGAAAGTGACAGCACATCCGGCATGTTAGCGATAAACCTGAGAAGCACAAGACATGTTACGTCACTGGTGAACATAAAGTTGAAGCTCGCCGATAATTTTGTCACTGAAGAAAGCCAGGTCAATTCACACAAGGTAATTGATTTTGTGTAAATTTGACATCAATTTCGTTAAACAAAACGTAGGAACATTTTACCTGACATGTCAAGGTGCAAACTTAGTGGCGCTAACTGCATTCTGTTGCCCGTGTTCGTGCTGCGTTTGACGTGCACACGAAGTGAAAATGCATAACAACATTGCAGCTGACCGTAACATTTTAATTGCTTGGCTGTGCAAAGCGCAATGTCAACTCAAACGCTGGTATTGTCACTGCAGGTGCTTCCAGGCTGAAATGGAACTTGCTGGTATGTTGACCGACCGACTGCATTCTCTTGCCTGCCCACTGTAGGCTATTGGTTATCATAAAGACTCCTATCACAGTTACTGTAGCCGCAACAAATTTGTATCGATCTCACATTTGCTTAGCTAAATCCATTAATGTGGACACTGACCCCAAGGCAAAGCGGTTGTCAATAATGTTTTGTTATTGGAACATGAATTTGTGATTGTTCAGATGGACAGCGGGGACGGGAGGCGGGTCCGAGGCGCTCGCCCTTCGACCTCATCATGAATCAGATCCGCAGGAAGCGCCCCGGCTCTGATAAGAAGGGTTCCGGTCGCTTCCTGTCTCGCCAGTCAGATGGCGGGGGGATtcctgaggacagagagaccgaagagagggaggagaagcagaaaggagaggggactgGTAAAGTGACATGGAGAAATGATATTACATCAGAGAAGTTAAGGAAAGTGACCCTAAACGCTGATACTTTGTCTACTTTTCCGGGTGTACTTCCAGACCCAGCAGAGTCAGTGGAGACGCTGTATGATGGAGGatggggccgtgtgtgtgtgttcgtgcagaGGCTGGGAAAGAGACCAGACAGCAGAAGTCTGAGTCTGGCTCACTGTGATCTCACTGCTACAGACACACTGGAGCTAGGTGAGACtctcactcactgactcactcactcacacacacatgacctttATCTTTATATGTTTTTGCTGTCATTTCTCACATGTTCTCCTCTTAGGTACACTACTGCCATGCTTGCCTCAGTTGGAAGAGATGGACCTGTCATGGAACGAACTGATAGGAGGGTCTCTTCGGGCcttgacctctcacctcctgCATGTGGGCGGGCTCAGAACTCTGAAGCTCTGCAGCTGTAGGCTGAATGCCGATGACATCAGTGCTCTAGGTGGGGCTGGAAACGGTGACATCACAGTTAACGTAGTAGAGCTTTCCTTGACGAGATGAAGTGATAACGTGTgggttgacgtgtgtgtgtttaggggggaCTCTGGAGCATGTGCCCTTACTGGAGGTGTTGGACTTGTCTTGGAACGTTGGGATTGGGGGAGGAACTTTGGAAGGCCTACTGGGTAAATTCCGCCCAACACTGAAAGAGCTACATCTGGTTGCCTGCCAGCTTACTGCAGCTGATGCCTCTACATTGGGTGAGAGAGACCTGTCTCCTGTAAAACTGTGAAATGACAATATCCTCAATAATTCCCTCCTGtaatctttcttttttattcCTAGGTAGGATAATTAGTGGTCTtccaaaactgtgtgtgttggacatTTCCTGTAACCCTCTACTGGctgaggcggaggaggggggggcagaggaaggggggccagggggaatAGGGATGGGGGATCttgtcccctttctctctcactgtccctctctcacaaCACTCCGATTACATTCATGCGGTCTGACACCAAACACCATTAACATTTTTGGTAAGGAGACAGTTGTGTTTTCCAACTTCATCCGGGAAGAGGTATTGTGAACAAGACTGACTGGAACCCACCCTGTGTTTACAAAGGTGGTTCGCTCCGCTATCTCCCCTCCCTGCGTGAGTTAGATCTGTCCTGTAACAAGAAGCTGTCAGGAGGGTTAACCCTTCTGGCACCTCACCTGACCCACCTTCCACACCTGGAGAGCCTAAGTCTACACCTCtgctatctcacacacacagacctggcttCCCtgagtaagtatgtgtgtgttgatgtgtgtgtgtctaaaagagaaaatgtctgtgtttgtgtgataagGAGCCTATGGGTGTCTCCAGTCCAGgtgctcccctccctgtctgagCTGACCAAGCTTGACGTGTCGTCCAATAAGGAGGCAGGGGGCGTGGTCCAGCCTCTAGTCTCCGCCCTGCCTCTCCTACAGATGAGACAGCTCCCTCTCAACAGCTGCAGCCTGACCGAGGACTCATTCACTGCACTGGGTACTCATGTACATAGTGTCTGAAAGTGTTCTTAGGTCGTCTAAAAAACATCTTCGAAACACCTGGAATGAATGACCTGTGAAGGTCTCaagtcgttgtgtgtgtgttgtagcgcTGGCGATACCACACCTAAGACACGTTGACGTGTCGTGGTGtaaggtggcgggggggcggctCGCCCTGCTGTTGGAGGCCCTGCAGCCGGGCGTTCTTCAGGAGCTGCACCTGAGCAGCTGTGACCTCACCACAGACGACCTGCTTCAGctaggtaccccccccccccccccccccccaacatacacacactcacactctcgctTCATACTTCAATCATCCCACTGCTcgcctgtttcctgtctgtctgtacttcCTGTAGGGGTTGTGTGTAAGCATGGCTGTCTCTCCTCCGTCCGTGTTCTGGACCTTTCCTATAACGGCGGTGTGGGGCCGGAGGGTTGGGTGGGGTTGTTCGGAGCAGGGGGCCTGGGGTCCCTGGAGGATGTTGACCTCAGCCtacgacctttgacctctgcctGCTCTGCGGCCTGGTTGCCCTCCCTGCTGTCCGCTCTGCCTCGCCTCCCAGCGCTGGTGCGCCTCGGCATGCAGCGATGGACACTCACCAATCaggggagagaccagctaaACCATGCCCTCAGGAAGAGGGCTGTCCTATTGGAGTGGGACACACCCATATCAACGCCATCACCCAATCAGGACAGGCTGGATGAGATGCAGTCAGAGGAGTGAGCAGAGAGAAGGACTGACTCGAACCAATGTTTTTCATTTGTAATGGTCACTTTCAGATATGGCCACATTCATTTCCTTCTTATTAAAACACTCTAGAAATCCCAcattttgattaaaaaaaaaaccctgattCATTTCAATAATTAAATTCCAATCTGATGGATTATCGTTCTGGTGCTGACATTTTAGTGGTGTTATGACCACATTGCAGTGAAGATTAGTGAATGCAGTGAATCGTTACTGAATAAAACATGTTTCTGATCCATCTGAATTTTACAGAAATAACTGAGTCACGTGATAAGCTGAGGGTTCTGGTGTCGTAACGTATTGACTCCTCTAACCGTTTATACAAATAAAACCAGTGTTGAAAAAGTTGTGTCACAGGGTGTTAGGACTCAGTACAAGCTGGGGGGCCAAGGGGAGCGCTGGCTGGACGTCGGAGCGTGGAAGGGCCAGGTTCGTGGCTGGGTCAGGGCTTGTTCCTCCTGTGAGAGCGAGGGCAGAGTTGCTGGCCGGGTCTCCGTCCAGGCCGTAGCTGGGCGTCCAGTAGTAGTGTCTCCGCAGACCGTGGAAAACCTCAGCCAGACACAGCCGCCCGTCCACCTCGTACACGCTCACATCGGTGTGGGCCGCCGGTAAGCGTCCACTGGCTATCAGACTGTTGAACGCCTGGGGAGTGGGGACCCAAAAGGGAGGGAACACCAACACAGTGTGCGTAAGAAGTGGAACAGATACTATTCTATTTACTATCCTTTTTTACAACAGCAGTTTCTGtggtgggtgtttctgtgtgttcagactgcgttacctgacagacaggctggtataAGCGGTTGCCCCAGatatagatgtgtgtgagggtgctaCTGCTCTGCATGGCACGGGCCAGAGCCACAAGACCCTCACTGCCAATGTTGTTACTGGGAACGGACAGCCTGAGAccgaaagtgagagagaagaagcaaagacaaagagTCAAACATTTACCACTCAACAGGTCATGATTTCATGGAAGGGTCCCGGTGGTGTCTCACGCTCTCAGGCTGCAGCCGGGCAGAGCCACAGCCTCGCTCAGGTACAGGGCTCCGTCATCTTCGATACGATTGGAGGACAGATCGAGGATCTCCAAAGTAGCGTTCCGCTTCAGAAGCTCGGCGAGACACTTCGCCCCGTCACGGCTCACACGGTTACTTCCGGGAGGGAGGACATCGAGTTGTGTGAGGTGGTGTGAATATGGACGTGCgtgtgttgtatgtctgtgtgtgcgtaccagCGCAGGTCCAGGTATCGTAGGCTGTGGTTAGTCCCAAGGGCCTCTGCCAGCCTCTCCACACCAAAGTCAGACATTCCCATCTTCCCCAGGTGGAGCTCCCGGAGGGTCTGGTTGACCACCAGCATGCGGGACATGTGCACCGCTGTCTCGtcctgggaaagagagagcgaagagagggtgaggaggagagagggagcgggtaGAGGGTGAGGGATGGTGTGTGATTACCTGCTGACTGAAAAGCAGGGGTCGGCTGACGTTGACAGAACAAAGGCTCTTGTTGTTGTTCAGCATAATGGCAAATGCTATTACACTTTGAGttccctgcagagagagagaaagacatggaaGAAACCGTCGAAATCTCGCCGCTGCTGCGGGTACAACACAGTGCATCAAGTGAGACAGTGTGTTGAAGTCATGCGTGTGAATGTGCGCTACCAGGTCACAGTCAGCTACGTCCAGCTCCTGTAGGGTAGTGTTGACCTGCAGCATGCTGGCAAAGTGCATGGCTCCTTTGTTCCCTATCTTATTCCCAGTCAGCCTCAAGGACACCAGCGCACCATTATGCtgatgagagagacaaaggggagagaggaagaataaGAGGAGGGGTTGTTTGTTGCTTTTAGTGGGGAGATACAAAGAGAAGTAGTCTCGGTAGGGActgggcatgtgtgtttgtacaaaCCAGTAGACTCTTGGCAATGAGCTGAGCTCCGTCCGCTTGTATGTCATTACACATCAAGTCCAGGCATTGCAGGGCTGCATTCTCCTGTTTGACACAGTGTCAGTAACAAGATGATTTCATTTTGAGAAAGGGCCACGCTATGCTTATGGGTCGTATCATGTGATCGGCTTACCTGTAGGAGGTCAGCAAGATGCCTTGCACCTTCATCTGTGAGGCTGTTGTACCGGACATCCAGACCTGTCGATCAAGAAAACACGTATTGTGGGCTTACAGTGCGTGTCAACAACAGTGATGCAATGCGAGCGACGCAATGCTTTCCTTTCATTTTCAATTATGTATAACAAGCTTCATCTATACACCAGTCTTTTAtactgagaacacagggggaacagatttccctggaggcccgGGGAAAGTGGTTCCCccctgtatattacagtctggccatttataaagcaatacagtgatgctggtgatgtatgttactgtgatcattatgtataaTAAATGTAATCTATACaccagtcttttacactgagaacactgGAAATCTCTTCCCACTTCCCACTGTTAGTCCACAAGCCATCAATACTACTAAAGTACTGTCACAGGGGAGAACTGACCTGTCACTGACTGGTTGTTTCGGAGAGCTCTTGAAAGAGCCAGGGCGTCATTGTCAGTCAATTTCTGAACCCGTCTCAGGCGGTCGTTTCCCGTCAATTTGATGGTTAGATTTCTAAGTGAATCCAACAGAGTGGCAGTTTAGCATAAAAGCCTGCTGCTGACCCTGTATCTTCTCTTTTGATATCACGTTGACACATATTGACTGGGCTGCCGCTTATCAAGTTGACTGATACTCAAACCAAATGGGTTTGCACGTTATTAGCTACTGTAGCCTAAGTACTGTACCACCAGACAAACGGAGATTTTCTTTTAGCTAAGCTAAACTTACCCAATTCTTCCTTCCGTCTCTTGCAAAACGTCTAATATGTATGGATTTGTTTGCAGTTTGTGCTCTGTGCAGACAACAGAGTACGCCTGTGAAATACCACTCATAGTGAAACTGTAGTTAACCAGACCATGTAAGCTACAAGTCGAGTACGAGTCCGCAGCCAATGTTTGGTCGTTATAGCAACAACACCCGTGTGCAgctgatggagaggaagaggaaaccaTTTTTGCTGATTCTTAAAATATTGATTGACAAATAGCCTACAAGTTTATAGGGgaataaataatttatttaacaTCCCAAAATATTCTCCACCAAAACGTGTTATGACTCATAAACTCTGGAATAAAACCAAAACACCCATGTCCAATTAATACTTTGAAAGAAGCATCTTTCTCTGCCCTGTCTGACAAATTTGAAACAATAATCATATTCACAGAACAggtgattgtttttgttttagaaGCCTAGACAAATTCAGATTAGGTTAGAATTGCAGATTAGAATGGCAGTGCATTTAGAAAGGATCGGAGACACTAAAATAATTCTGTGAAAGAAATAGAACTAAAACACTTTTCAGTACATTCAATGAAGCAAGAGAAATTTCTAAAATAGTATGATACTTTATCACTCCCTAAAAGTCAGTTGGAACTTTCAGCTAGAGAAAACAATATTCTAGAAATCGTATTACCCATTTACCCTAAAATccctgagagacacacataagGGAGGGTTCTATAAGTGTCAATGGTCTATAATCCGTTTTTGTAATTCCCTTCCAGTGTGACCCTTTTGGATGAACATGCACCAGCACACTAGTCAACTAGTTCTTCATGTTGGGATTTCGAACGAGAAAGTGGATTCACTGCTCAAAGTTCAAAACACAGCAGAGTTTATTGCAGAGGGTCGTTGGTCAATGTTGTTGGGTCTCAATGATAATAATCTGCTCCACATTGTCAGTCATTGGAGTGGCTGCCCTCAGCTGCTCCACCAGCGCACGGAGGGTGTCTGGGTGGATTCCAGTGTCAACGCTGTCTATGTGGAGGCCATAATTAGGCTCAATGTTGTCAGGGTCAGGTTTTGGTATGACAATGCTCGCTTCCAGACTGTCCAGGTTCGGGTTAGAGGAGTCAGTTTCAAATTTAATGAAAGTAGACCCGGACTGGACCCCAACAGTCTGGGTGTCAGAGTCCAGGTTGGAGGGTTCGGCACCAGCGGTGGGTAGCAGGCGAGAGATGAGCCCCTGGTGATCGATGGGAATGTTGAGATGGCTGCTTCCCTCTTGGAATGCTACACCTTGAcctagagacaggaagagacacaCATTGGTTATGCATGTTGTTCATTTACTCTTCTCGATTGACGACATGGTTCTgaaaaccacacgcacacacacacttaccggcATGCACCCTGTCTTGATGTCTCAGCATGTTCTTAATGCTTATAAAGCTGTTCCCACACAAATTACACTGCACAACAGCCCCTGCAGAGAGAGCACAcagttacagtacacacaataacacacacctcCTAATACTCGCTGCTTGATATGGAACCTTCTGGAAAACAATAGTTCTGCGGACGAGGGTGTGATCATCTTCTTTCGTTGAGTCTGGCAGCTCAACATTCCTCCTGATGAATTTTTGGGGAAAAAGTTTTGATATTTGTTGGGAGTGTAGGAGAGTGGGCTCACCTTTCCCATGAGAACGTGCATGTTTGTTCCGTTCCGACACAGACGCGAAGCGTTTCTCACAATCCGTGCACGCGTACGGAGTCTCTCctgaaacacgcacgcacacacggtcACGGTTAACAGAGGGAAAAAAACGGACACAAGTGGCTGGAACGGTCGACGAGACAATCAGGAGTTGTTTGCGAGGACGTCGCggacggggggggggtctcaccgGTGTGCTTCCGCGAATgtgagatgagggaggaggagacggagaagGACATGCCGCAGGTGTCGCACTGGTAGGGCTTCTCGCCCGTGTGTCGTCTCTTGTGATAGATcagggtgctgggctgggc
Above is a genomic segment from Osmerus mordax isolate fOsmMor3 chromosome 15, fOsmMor3.pri, whole genome shotgun sequence containing:
- the eif2s3 gene encoding eukaryotic translation initiation factor 2 subunit 3, which codes for MAGDESGVTLGQPHLSKQDLSSLDVSKLTPLSQEIISRQATINIGTIGHVAHGKSTVVKAISGVHTVRFKNELERNITIKLGYANAKVYKLDDPSCPRPECYRSCGSSTPDEFPTDIPGTKGNFKLVRHVSFVDCPGHDILMATMLNGAAVMDAALLLIAGNESCPQPQTSEHLAAIEIMKLKHILILQNKIDLVKESQAKEQYEQILAFVQGTVAEGAPIIPISAQLKYNIEVVCEYIVKKIPVPIRDFTSEPRLIVIRSFDVNKPGCEVDDLKGGVAGGSILKGVLKVGQELEVRPGIVSKDHEGKLMCKPIFSKIVSLFAEHNDLQYAAPGGLIGVGTKIDPTLCRADRMVGQVLGAVGALPEIFTELEISYFLLRRLLGVRTEGDKKAAKVQKLSKNEVLMVNIGSLSTGGRVSAVKADLAKIVLTNPVCTEVGEKIALSRRVEKHWRLIGWGQIRRGVTITPTVEDD
- the lrrc34 gene encoding leucine-rich repeat-containing protein 34, which gives rise to MSGISQAYSVVCTEHKLQTNPYILDVLQETEGRIGNLTIKLTGNDRLRRVQKLTDNDALALSRALRNNQSVTGLDVRYNSLTDEGARHLADLLQENAALQCLDLMCNDIQADGAQLIAKSLLHNGALVSLRLTGNKIGNKGAMHFASMLQVNTTLQELDVADCDLGTQSVIAFAIMLNNNKSLCSVNVSRPLLFSQQDETAVHMSRMLVVNQTLRELHLGKMGMSDFGVERLAEALGTNHSLRYLDLRCNRVSRDGAKCLAELLKRNATLEILDLSSNRIEDDGALYLSEAVALPGCSLRALSVPSNNIGSEGLVALARAMQSSSTLTHIYIWGNRLYQPVCQAFNSLIASGRLPAAHTDVSVYEVDGRLCLAEVFHGLRRHYYWTPSYGLDGDPASNSALALTGGTSPDPATNLALPRSDVQPALPLAPQLVLSPNTL
- the lrrc31 gene encoding leucine-rich repeat-containing protein 31, translating into MELADGQRGREAGPRRSPFDLIMNQIRRKRPGSDKKGSGRFLSRQSDGGGIPEDRETEEREEKQKGEGTDPAESVETLYDGGWGRVCVFVQRLGKRPDSRSLSLAHCDLTATDTLELGTLLPCLPQLEEMDLSWNELIGGSLRALTSHLLHVGGLRTLKLCSCRLNADDISALGGTLEHVPLLEVLDLSWNVGIGGGTLEGLLGKFRPTLKELHLVACQLTAADASTLGRIISGLPKLCVLDISCNPLLAEAEEGGAEEGGPGGIGMGDLVPFLSHCPSLTTLRLHSCGLTPNTINIFGGSLRYLPSLRELDLSCNKKLSGGLTLLAPHLTHLPHLESLSLHLCYLTHTDLASLIQVLPSLSELTKLDVSSNKEAGGVVQPLVSALPLLQMRQLPLNSCSLTEDSFTALALAIPHLRHVDVSWCKVAGGRLALLLEALQPGVLQELHLSSCDLTTDDLLQLGVVCKHGCLSSVRVLDLSYNGGVGPEGWVGLFGAGGLGSLEDVDLSLRPLTSACSAAWLPSLLSALPRLPALVRLGMQRWTLTNQGRDQLNHALRKRAVLLEWDTPISTPSPNQDRLDEMQSEE